From Zymoseptoria tritici IPO323 chromosome 6, whole genome shotgun sequence, one genomic window encodes:
- the MgTLP1 gene encoding Peptidase, trypsin-like protein (. Contains match to PFAM PF00089 domain (trypsin).), giving the protein MEHAPKRKQPPSSTASDRPAKQVRRPEPADMENGSSKGLGNGVVTSAADTPNGYDSPEQDEMDEDEGPLIPAIATADTAEWQATIEKVVRNVVSIHFCQTCSFDTDSAISSEATGFVVDAERGYILTNRHVVGAGPFWGYCIFDNHEECDVYPVYRDPVHDFGILRFDPKAIKYMPLASLVLRPDLAKVGSEIRVVGNDAGEKLSILSGVISRLDRNAPEYGEGYSDFNTNYIQAAAAASGGSSGSPVVNIDGFAVALQAGGRADGAATDYFLPLDRPLRALECIRAGKPVERGTIQTQWILKAFDECRRLGLTSKWEDQVRKQFPKETGMLVAEVVLPKGPGHQKLEEGDVLLKVNGELLTQFVRLDDILDSSVGGQVKLLIQRGGEDMEVELSVGDLHAITPDRFVSVAGASFHNLSYQQARLYAIAIQDAGVYCCEASGSFRFDGSEYGWLVQSIDQKPTPDLDTFIEVMKNIPDRARVVVRYKHLRDMHTLNTSIMLVDRHWHKNMRMAVRNDETGLWDFTDLSEPLPPADPVPRKANFISMEGAQHKAAVSIVQSFVRVSTSLPVKIDGFPKARKIGFGLVIDAEKGLVVVSRAIVPYDMCDISITIADSIIVEGKVVFLHPLQNYAIIQYDPKLVDAPVKSAKLATKSIKQGEETIFFGFNQNLRPVVAKTAVTDITTVAIPASASTPRYRAVNLDAITVDTSLSSQCGSGVLIAEDGTVQALWLTYLGERNPHNSKDVEYHLGFAVPALLPVVEQVRSGAKPNLRILNLETQTVQMSQSRIMGVSEEWIERVEREDPQRHQLFMVRKVDADAGAADQDLPPSTSPASNTTSFEEGDIILTLNDRLITRVSDMDLMYTSPSLTAHVIRAQQPLTLTVPTVPTESLETSHLLVFCGAILHRPHHAVRQQISKLHSDIYVSARFRGSPAYMYGLAPTNFIMAVNGRPVKTIEDFKREVEGIEDNSYFRLKVMTFDNVPWVATLKRNEHYFPTVEFVKDEGEREGWRKVSVGLKGKKEGGDADLGSEVAMVTDEGNVEVDGDEVVG; this is encoded by the coding sequence ATGGAGCACGCCCCCAAGCGAAAGCAACCTCCGAGTTCCACAGCCTCAGATCGACCTGCGAAACAAGTGCGAAGACCAGAACCTGCAGATATGGAGAATGGGAGCTCAAAAGGATTGGGCAATGGCGTGGTGACCTCTGCTGCGGATACCCCGAACGGCTACGATTCGCCTGAGCAGGATGagatggacgaggacgagggtcCTTTAATACCGGCCATAGCCACCGCCGATACAGCAGAATGGCAGGCGACGATTGAAAAGGTCGTGCGCAATGTCGTCAGCATTCATTTCTGTCAAACATGCTCTTTCGACACGGACTCGGCCATATCAAGCGAGGCAACCGGTTTCGTGGTGGATGCCGAGCGCGGATACATTCTCACCAACCGCCACGTGGTTGGAGCAGGGCCGTTCTGGGGTTACTGTATCTTTGATAACCACGAGGAATGCGATGTCTACCCAGTCTACCGCGATCCTGTCCACGACTTTGGTATTCTGCGCTTCGACCCAAAGGCGATCAAGTACATGCCATTGGCATCCCTCGTCCTGCGACCGGACCTTGCAAAAGTTGGATCTGAAATCAGAGTGGTGGGAAACGACGCAGGTGAAAAGCTCAGTATTTTGTCGGGTGTGATTTCAAGGTTGGATAGAAATGCGCCGGAGTATGGAGAAGGATACAGTGACTTCAACACGAATTACATTCaggctgcggcggcggcttcaGGTGGATCTTCAGGCTCGCCGGTGGTGAACATTGATGGATTTGCGGTGGCGCTACAGGCGGGTGGAAGAGCCGATGGAGCTGCGACGGATTACTTCCTCCCCTTGGACAGACCACTGCGAGCACTGGAATGTATAAGAGCTGGAAAGCCAGTCGAAAGAGGGACGATTCAGACACAGTGGATACTCAAGGCATTCGACGAGTGTCGTAGATTGGGACTGACCAGCAAATGGGAGGACCAAGTACGAAAGCAGTTCCCGAAAGAGACGGGTATGCTGGTGGCAGAGGTCGTCTTGCCGAAGGGACCTGGACACCAGAAGctcgaggagggagacgtCCTGTTGAAGGTCAATGGTGAGCTGCTCACACAGTTCGTCCGCCTGGACGATATACTGGACAGCAGCGTGGGAGGCCAGGTCAAGCTGTTGATtcaacgaggaggagaggataTGGAGGTCGAGCTGAGTGTGGGTGACCTGCACGCCATCACACCGGATCGATTCGTGTCAGTCGCAGGAGCTTCTTTCCACAATCTGTCTTACCAACAAGCACGTCTGTACGCGATTGCAATCCAGGATGCAGGAGTGTACTGCTGCGAGGCATCAGGCTCGTTCCGGTTTGACGGATCAGAATACGGCTGGTTGGTGCAGTCCATCGATCAGAAGCCAACCCCCGACCTCGACACATTTATCGAAGTCATGAAAAACATCCCTGATCGTGCCAGGGTGGTCGTGCGTTACAAGCATCTCCGCGATATGCACACCCTCAACACCAGCATCATGCTTGTCGACCGCCATTGGCATAAGAACATGCGAATGGCTGTGCGCAATGATGAGACTGGTCTGTGGGACTTTACCGATTTGAGCGAGCCTCTTCCACCAGCGGACCCGGTGCCGAGAAAAGCCAATTTCATTTCGATGGAGGGCGCGCAACATAAGGCTGCCGTGTCAATCGTTCAGTCTTTCGTCCGAGTATCCACAAGCCTTCCCGTCAAGATCGATGGCTTCCCGAAAGCACGAAAGATTGGCTTCGGTCTGGTGATTGATGCGGAGAAGGGCCTGGTCGTGGTGTCCCGCGCGATCGTTCCCTACGACATGTGCGATATCTCGATCACCATCGCCGACTCGATCATCGTGGAGGGCAAAGTGGTCTTCTTGCATCCTCTTCAGAATTACGCCATCATCCAGTACGACCCCAAGCTGGTCGACGCTCCAGTGAAGTCGGCCAAGCTCGCCACGAAATCGATCAAGCAGGGAGAGGAGaccatcttcttcggcttcaaCCAGAATCTACGACCTGTTGTGGCGAAGACTGCGGTCACCGATATCACGACTGTTGCCATCCCTGCCAGCGCCTCGACACCTCGCTACCGTGCCGTCAACCTGGACGCCATCACCGTGGACACGTCCCTCAGCAGCCAGTGCGGCAGTGGCGTGCTCATCGCTGAAGATGGCACCGTCCAAGCCCTTTGGTTGACCTACCTGGGTGAGCGCAATCCCCACAACAGCAAAGACGTCGAATACCACCTCGGGTTCGCAGTCCCCGCTCTCCTCCCCGTCGTCGAACAAGTCCGAAGCGGCGCCAAACCCAACCTCCGCATCCTCAATCTCGAAACCCAAACTGTCCAAATGTCCCAATCCCGCATCATGGGCGTCTCGGAAGAATGGATCGAACGCGTCGAGCGAGAAGACCCGCAACGCCACCAACTCTTCATGGTCCGCAAAGTCGATGCCGACGCCGGTGCCGCCGACCAAGACCTCCCTCCTTCCACCTCCCCTGCatccaacaccacctccttcgaagaaggcgacATCATCCTCACCCTCAACGACCGCCTCATCACCCGCGTCTCCGACATGGACCTGATGtacacctctccctcgctcACCGCGCACGTCATCCGCGCCCAACAACCCCTTACCCTCACGGTCCCCACCGTCCCCACCGAATCGCTCGAAACTTCccacctcctcgtcttctgcGGCGCtatcctccaccgccctcaCCACGCTGTACGCCAACAAATCAGCAAACTTCACTCAGACATCTACGTCTCCGCCCGTTTCCGCGGAAGTCCGGCGTATATGTATGGTTTAGCGCCGACGAACTTCATCATGGCGGTGAATGGACGCCCCGTCAAGACGATTGAGGATTTCAagagggaggtcgaggggatTGAGGATAATAGTTATTTTCGATTGAAGGTCATGACGTTTGATAATGTTCCTTGGGTGGCGACGTTGAAGAGGAACGAGCATTACTTTCCTACGGTGGAGTTTGTCAAGGAtgagggggagagggaggggtgGCGGAAGGTGAGTGTCGGGTTgaaggggaagaaggagggTGGCGATGCGGATTTGGGGAGTGAGGTTGCGATGGTGACGGATGAGGGGAATGTGGAGGTTGATGGGGATGAGGTTGTGGGATGA